The sequence TAATAAAGTAAATCAGTCAAAGTGTTCTGACGACGACCTTCTGGTGTAATTCCCGGTAAATCTCTACCGTATGCGTCAATATTTTGACCGAGTAAAGTAATTTCCTTATAGCCCTGCTTTGCTAATTCTTCAATTTCAGCACGAATTGCTTCCGGTGTCCGCGATTGCTCTACACCGCGCACTCCAGGAACCACACAATAAGTACAGCGTTCGTTACAACCGTAAATTACATTCACCCAAGCAGTTACCTTACTATCCCGACGCGGCTTGGTGATATCTTCCATGATATGCACCGGTTCGGTAGCTACAACTTGAGAACCACCGTAGACTTCGTGCAGCAAATCTTTCAAACGGTTGGCGTGTTGCGGTCCCATCACCAAATCTAATTCCGGAACCCTTCTTAATAAAGTTTCTCCTTCCTGCTGAGCCACACAACCCGCTACCACCAAAGTTATATCGGGATTTTCGCGCTTCCGTTTCGCTTGTCTGCCCAGATAAGAATATACCTTCTGTTCTGCATTATCCCGGATAGAACAAGTATTACAAACAACTATCTCTGCATCGTACTGGTCTTCTGACCACTCAAAGCCCATGTCTTCTAGGATGCCAGCCATGCGTTCTGAATCCGCTTTGTTCATCTGGCAACCGTAAGTAATAATGTGGTATCGGCGTTTGGTGGTCATTGGTAATTTTTCGTTTGGGAATGTAGTATTTACTAATTTCATTATCAATTTTACACAAAGTTTTTATATCAAGTATTGCGACTATATTGATATAAATTAAAATACTCTCAATAAATAAAATTATCTATAGCAAAAAATATGTACAAATTATTAGCCCCCATGTTGTTCGTATTAATCGGCTCGTTCTCAGTTGCAGCTAGCTATTTTAACTGGGATTGGTACTTTAACAATTATCGCGCTCGCTTTCTAGTCAAAATAATTGGTCGTCGCGGCGCACGTATATTTTACACGGTTTTAGGTTTATTCCTCGTTGGCTTGGGATTATCCATTTTACTGAGCAATATGTAAACTTGATTTATATATACTACAATAAACTACAAGATATGTTTGTTGTC comes from Rivularia sp. PCC 7116 and encodes:
- a CDS encoding immunity 17 family protein → MYKLLAPMLFVLIGSFSVAASYFNWDWYFNNYRARFLVKIIGRRGARIFYTVLGLFLVGLGLSILLSNM
- the miaB gene encoding tRNA (N6-isopentenyl adenosine(37)-C2)-methylthiotransferase MiaB is translated as MTTKRRYHIITYGCQMNKADSERMAGILEDMGFEWSEDQYDAEIVVCNTCSIRDNAEQKVYSYLGRQAKRKRENPDITLVVAGCVAQQEGETLLRRVPELDLVMGPQHANRLKDLLHEVYGGSQVVATEPVHIMEDITKPRRDSKVTAWVNVIYGCNERCTYCVVPGVRGVEQSRTPEAIRAEIEELAKQGYKEITLLGQNIDAYGRDLPGITPEGRRQNTLTDLLYYVHDVPGIERIRFATSHPRYFTERLIKACAELPKVCEHFHIPFQSGDNEVLKRMARGYTHEKYRRIIGKVREYMPDASISADAIVAFPGETEEQFQKTMQLTEDIGFDLLNTAAYSPRPNTPAAEWEEQLSEEVKSDRLQRLNHLVGTKAAERSQRYMGRIEEVLVEDENPKDKNQVMGRTRGNRLTFFTGDINELKGKIVKVKITVVRPFSLTGEVVEVREMVGV